Proteins encoded by one window of Aspergillus chevalieri M1 DNA, chromosome 6, nearly complete sequence:
- a CDS encoding ribonuclease P Rpr2/Rpp21/SNM1 subunit (COG:S;~EggNog:ENOG410Q0S6;~InterPro:IPR007175;~PFAM:PF04032): MPVSEYLSQLDFLKDSASSLSSESPSTAAHLLAVHNHILHNDFKSLNMRQQELCCGACGTIRSPETSKTIQIKKKKSKRTGISTDGATIYKCLRCHRRTVKPVRKEPVRSKAPTKSTTTTVEASVSTTAPSTDKTVSEQSASEPASKTAENASSKKRAKARKQGGLQALLASKQKSQSASSSLDLFDFLQ; this comes from the coding sequence ATGCCTGTTAGTGAATACTTATCCCAGCTGGATTTTCTCAAAGATTCAGCCTCTTCTCTGAGCTCTGAGAGCCCTTCGACCGCGGCGCACCTGTTAGCGGTCCATAACCACATTCTGCATAACGACTTCAAGTCATTGAATATGCGCCAGCAGGAATTATGCTGCGGTGCTTGTGGTACTATCAGGAGCCCCGAGACAAGCAAGACCATCCagatcaagaaaaagaaatcaaagCGTACTGGAATTTCTACGGACGGAGCTACAATCTACAAGTGCCTCCGCTGTCATCGACGGACAGTTAAGCCGGTTCGAAAAGAGCCTGTCCGTTCCAAGGCGCCAACTAAATCTACGACGACGACTGTAGAAGCATCCGTCTCGACTACAGCACCTTCAACAGACAAGACGGTCTCAGAACAGTCTGCTTCTGAGCCCGCCAGCAAAACAGCGGAGAACGCCAGCAGCAAGAAACGGGCCAAAGCACGAAAACAAGGAGGACTACAGGCATTGCTGGCTTCTAAGCAAAAATCCCAATCGGCGTCTTCATCCCTCGATCTGTTTgattttcttcaatga
- a CDS encoding TIP120 domain-containing protein (COG:O;~EggNog:ENOG410PJYG;~InterPro:IPR016024,IPR013932,IPR039852;~PFAM:PF08623;~go_process: GO:0010265 - SCF complex assembly [Evidence IEA]), translating into MSNDTMSVYSQDDEHDPQADELRETTLVTLEALISSCSQQMQPYLSNTITSALRFLKYDPNVADNEEDEEMGGTQDDGSDAELDLEDDDEFEDFEEEGGYSDVDDMSWKVRRCAAKLLYSVISTYGRGKALDDASLYQQIAPALIARFNKEREESVKLEVISTMTALIRKTSEGAVIVTSSGFDSAGGSKNSRKRRRQDSDASGIAFDQTIGTPSAVDSPVINPSTPESGPQADLARSVPTIVQSVVKMWKQASVPLKQAIVILLKSLALVRYGGLADHLQQIEGPIVDALKTSSFSGSSAAPSGTAVSAGTLQIETLGLIAAIAETHTSDSLLSFLLALIPGVIGAVDERNYKVSSEALGAVEQIVKALTPPRISTNAQNVAPQLEKLYDVVLVRITNTSADLEVRQRAIHVFGVLLARTAGEKGSIFLASDRRSHGLSILVDRLRNETTRLSAVRAVDDVAVLCSRETDVSASWVNEVTLELSAQLRKSDRALRGASLEALRSLTMNSKTRAHLDQKTMKELEGCLLPLISAEDFHLLTPSLIILAKLVPGNAKLLVDDGLVSAVCSIVVHSLVGTVLKALLLLVKVIGEEGAGAELMKKLLRDVGINGDTSVVGRAIGTLLVHGGSKLGVKMEDFLTELQTSQDAQRKCLALAILGEIGLRMGAECSLTPDLFITHFNSKSDKVRLAAATALGNAAAGNVKAYLPIIMGGLSKSSQQSYLLLHSVKELLLHPELVRPDVAPSAMKLWQALLVVSEEEDNRAIGAECVGRLALIDPVAYIPHFQEYLSNKDPTIRGVVISAFRYTLSDSSDTYSDVLRPLIVPLLVNMLSDRDLGNHRLALTTLNSAIHNKMNIILPHLNELLPAVFGDTHVKPELIRQVQMGPFKHKVDDGLELRKSAYETLYASLDTAFSRAHVSEFYDRILAGIDDEQDIRTICNLMTSKLIPLAPEETQRYLDPLSERYTAVLSFKPKDNAVKQEIEKAQEASMGVLKITRDISKAFPNAEITGESHKWKTYMEWVRKTFTTQFKSLELEV; encoded by the exons ATGTCCAACGACACAATGTCGGTCTACTCCCAAGATGACGAGCACGATCCCCAAGCAGACGAGCTCCGCGAGACAACACTGGTGACGCTGGAAGCTTTGATCAGCTCCTGCAGTCAACAAATGCAGCCATACCTCTCAAATACCATAACCTCCGCCCTTCGATTTCTCAAgtacgatcccaacgtggcaGACAAtgaagaggacgaagagATGGGCGGTACCCAGGATGATGGCTCGGACGCTGAGCTTGATCTCGAAGACGATGACGAGTTTGAGGATTttgaggaagagggaggatATAGCGATGTGGATGATATGAGCTGGAAAGTCCGGCGATGTGCTGCTAAACTTCTCTACAGCGTCATCTCGACGTACGGTAGAGGAAAGGCACTGGACGATGCATCCTTATACCAGCAAATCGCACCCGCTCTCATTGCTCGCTTCaacaaagaaagagaagagagtgTCAAGCTGGAAGTCATCTCCACTATGACAGCGCTCATTCGAAAGACTAGCGAAGGGGCTGTCATCGTCACGTCGAGTGGATTCGATTCGGCCGGTGGCTCCAAGAACTCTCGGAAGAGAAGACGCCAGGACAGTGATGCCAGCGGTATCGCATTCGACCAGACCATCGGCACCCCGTCGGCTGTTGATTCGCCAGTCATCAACCCATCAACTCCAGAGTCCGGTCCACAGGCCGATCTGGCACGCTCAGTTCCGACAATCGTGCAGAGTGTCGTGAAGATGTGGAAGCAAGCCTCGGTGCCTCTAAAGCAAGCAATTGTGATTCTATTGAAAAGCTTGGCGCTCGTCCGTTATGGTGGATTGGCGGATCATCTACAGCAGATTGAAGGGCCTATTGTGGATGCGCTTAAGACATCTTCCTTCTCTGGCAGTTCAGCAGCACCGTCCGGGACTGCAGTCAGCGCAGGAACACTCCAGATCGAAACCCTCGGTCTCATTGCCGCGATTGCTGAGACTCATACTTCGGATTCTCTTTTGTCATTCCTCCTTGCGTTGATCCCTGGTGTGATCGGAGCGGTGGATGAGCGAAACTATAAAGTCAGCAGCGAAGCTCTTGGAGCTGTCGAGCAGATCGTGAAAGCTCTTACACCACCTCGAATCTCAACAAATGCTCAAAACGTTGCACCTCAGTTGGAGAAGCTGTACGACGTTGTTCTTGTCCGTATCACCAACACGAGTGCCGACCTTGAAGTCCGTCAGCGTGCCATCCACGTCTTTGGTGTGCTCCTAGCACGAACCGCTGGGGAAAAAGGATCCATCTTCCTCGCCTCTGATAGGCGATCTCATGGTCTctccatactggtggatcGTCTCAGGAACGAGACCACCCGGCTTTCTGCTGTTCGCGCTGTTGATGATGTCGCGGTTTTGTGCAGTCGTGAGACGGATGTCTCTGCGTCGTGGGTGAATGAAGTGACACTTGAACTCAGTGCGCAACTACGCAAGTCAGACCGTGCTCTCCGGGGTGCCAGTTTGGAGGCACTGCGCAGTCTGACTATGAATTCCAAGACTAGGGCTCACTTAGACCAGAAGACCATGAAGGAATTGGAGGGGTGTCTTTTGCCACTCATCAGCGCTGAGGATTTCCATCTTCTTACCCCCTCTCTCATCATCCTGGCCAAACTTGTTCCAGGCAATGCCAAGCTTTTGGTCGATGACGGCCTGGTCTCGGCCGTCTGTTCGATCGTCGTCCATTCGCTTGTTGGTACTGTCCTTAAGGCactgttgctgctggtcaAGGTTATTGGCGAGGAAGGTGCCGGTGCAGAGCTGATGAAAAAGCTTTTGCGGGATGTTGGGATTAACGGTGACACCTCCGTTGTTGGTAGGGCGATTGGTACCCTTTTGGTGCACGGTGGCTCAAAATTGGGTGTCAAGATGGAGGATTTCTTGACAGAACTGCAAACCTCTCAGGATGCGCAACGCAAGTGTCTTGCTCTCGCCATTCTCGGAGAAATCGGACTTCGCATGGGCGCCGAATGCTCGTTGACCCCCGACTTGTTTATCACTCATTTCAATTCAAAGTCAGACAAGGTTCGTTTGGCTGCTGCTACTGCTCTTGGTAATGCAGCAGCAGGCAACGTCAAGGCCTATCTGCCCATCATCATGGGTGGATTGTCCAAGTCCAGCCAGCAAAGCTACTTGCTGCTTCACTCTGTGAAAGAGTTGCTCCTCCACCCCGAACTCGTGCGTCCCGATGTTGCCCCTTCAGCAATGAAGCTGTGGCAGGCACTCCTCGTTGTctcggaggaggaagacaaCCGTGCTATTGGGGCAGAATGTGTTGGACGACTGGCATTGATTGACCCGGTCGCCTACATCCCTCATTTCCAG GAATATCTCTCTAATAAAGACCCAACGATCCGTGGAGTTGTGATTTCCGCGTTTCGCTACACTCTGTCGGACTCGAGCGATACCTACAGTGACGTTCTGAGACCGTTGATCGTGCCGCTGTTGGTCAACATGCTCAGCGACCGCGATCTGGGCAACCACCGTCTGGCCCTCACGACTCTCAACTCTGCAATTCACAACAAGATGAACATTATCCTTCCACATCTTAACGAACTACTCCCGGCTGTCTTTGGTGACACTCATGTCAAGCCGGAACTCATCCGTCAGGTCCAGATGGGTCCGTTCAAGCACAAAGTTGACGACGGTCTTGAGCTGCGGAAG AGCGCCTATGAAACCCTCTATGCCTCGCTCGACACCGCCTTCTCTCGCGCCCATGTCTCGGAATTCTACGACCGCATCTTGGCCGGAATCGATGACGAACAAGACATCCGCACCATCTGCAATCTGATGACCTCCAAGCTCATCCCTCTCGCGCCAGAGGAGACCCAACGCTATCTCGACCCGCTGTCAGAACGCTACACTGCTGTCCTGTCTTTCAAGCCCAAGGACAACGCCGTCAAGCAGGAAATTGAAAAGGCCCAGGAAGCATCCATGGGTGTCCTCAAGATTACGCGGGATATCAGCAAGGCATTCCCGAACGCTGAGATAACGGGCGAGAGCCATAAGTGGAAAACTTATATGGAGTGGGTTCGTAAGACGTTTACTACGCAGTTCAAGAGCTTGGAATTGGAGGTATAG